From Anopheles coluzzii chromosome 3, AcolN3, whole genome shotgun sequence, the proteins below share one genomic window:
- the LOC120959078 gene encoding cationic amino acid transporter 2 isoform X2: MASPSYWRILTRRKVLSFDGSSEKLGRILNTFDLTALGVGATLGVGVYVLAGHVSKDQAGPSVVLSFLIAAAASFLAGLCYAEFGARVPKSGSAYIYSYVCIGEFMAFIIGWNLMLEYIIGSASVSRGLSLYIDTLANDTMKTRFLEVAPIEWDFMSSYFDFFAFTVAILLGIALAFGLKKSTMVNNAFTVLNLFIVLFVIIAGAIKADPENWRIKPENVSSLYNAGEGGFFPFGFEGTLRGAATCFFGFVGFDCIATTGEEVRNPRKAIPRAILCSLTIIFLAYFGVSTVLTLVWPYYKQDVNAPLPHVFNEIGWHFAKWIVAIGGIIGLVASLFGAMFPQPRIIYAMAQDGLIFRVLGEVSPRFKTPVFGTLCAAMLTGTLGGLFDLKALVNMLSIGTLMAYTVVAISILILRFSENPDPAIPSTSTRDPYESSNLLKARERVTGSAFFKQLFNLSCIRLPTNVSSSVVGVLVTIYCLLAIALSLTIFYAKDAIFYDMELWAWILFGVLLGLTLLVLLLISIQPRERADAPFRVPLVPLLPGISIFVNIYLMLMLDVYTWIRFGIWMGIGLSLYAFYGFKNSYREVYASQFGWTKLKYVH; the protein is encoded by the exons ATGGCCAGTCCTTCGTATTGGCGCATTCTGACCCGCAGGAAAGTGCTCTCCTTCGATGGGAGCTCGGAAAAGCTGGGCCGGATACTGAATACCTTTGACCTCACGGCGCTCGGTGTGGGCGCCACGCTCGGTGTCGGTGTGTACGTGCTCGCTGGCCATGTCTCGAAGGATCAAGCTGGTCCGTCGGTCGTGCTGTCGTTTTTGATAGCTGCGGCGGCGTCCTTTCTGGCTG GGCTGTGCTACGCTGAGTTCGGAGCACGCGTCCCAAAGTCAGGATCGGCGTACATCTACAGTTACGTGTGCATCGGTGAGTTTATGGCGTTCATCATCGGCTGGAACCTGATGCTGGAGTACATCATCGGATCGGCGAGTGTGTCACGGGGCCTGAGTCTGTACATCGACACGCTGGCAAACGATACAATGAAGACGCGCTTCCTCGAGGTGGCGCCAATCGAGTGGGACTTTATGTCTAGCTACTTTGACTTTTTCGCCTTCACTGTCGCGATCTTGCTTGGCA TCGCACTGGCATTTGGCCTCAAAAAGTCTACCATGGTCAACAATGCCTTTACCGTGCTTAATCTCTTTATCGTGCTGTTCGTCATCATAGCGGGCGCCATTAAGGCTGATCCGGAAAACTGGCGCATAAAGCCGGAAAACGTGTCCAGCCTGTACAATGCGGGCGAGGGAGGCTTTTTCCCGTTCGGGTTCGAGGGAACGCTCCGCGGCGCTGCTACCTGTTTCTTTGGCTTCGTCGGGTTCGACTGCATTGCGACGACGGGCGAAGAAGTGCGCAATCCGCGTAAGGCAATCCCGCGAGCGATCCTGTGCTCGTTAACGATCATCTTCCTCGCCTACTTCGGTGTCTCCACGGTGCTGACGCTCGTTTGGCCGTACTACAAACAGGACGTTAACGCTCCGCTGCCGCACGTTTTCAACGAAATCGGTTGGCACTTTGCCAAATGGATTGTGGCCATCGGGGGTATCATCGGGCTGGTGGCAAGCTTGTTCGGGGCCATGTTTCCCCAGCCGCGCATCATCTACGCCATGGCACAGGACGGGCTGATCTTCCGGGTGCTGGGTGAGGTTAGTCCACGGTTTAAGACGCCCGTTTTTGGGACGCTCTGTGCAGCCATGCTTACCGGTACGCTGGGCGGCCTGTTCGATCTGAAAGCGTTGGTCAACATGCTGTCGATCGGAACGCTAATGGCGTACACGGTCGTAGCGATCTCGATACTCATTCTAAG ATTTTCCGAAAACCCCGATCCAGCTATTCCCTCTACCAGCACCCGAGACCCGTACGAGTCATCGAACCTACTGAAGGCACGTGAACGTGTTACGGGTTCCGCTTTCTTCAAGCAGCTGTTCAATCTGTCCTGCATTCGTTTACCGACGAACGTGTCCAGCAGTGTGGTCGGAGTGCTGGTGACAATCTACT GTCTACTGGCGATTGCACTTTCGCTCACGATCTTTTACGCAAAAGACGCTATCTTCTACGATATGGAACTGTGGGCCTGGATACTGTTCGGAGTACTGCTCGGTCTGACGCtgcttgtgctgctgctcatcTCGATACAGCCACGGGAAAGGGCGGATGCACCGTTTCGAGTGCCGCTAGTGCCGCTGCTACCGGGAATCAGTATTTTTGTGAACATTTatctgatgctgatgctggaCGTCTACACCTGGATACGCTTTGGCATATGGATGGGAATTG GATTGTCGCTGTACGCGTTCTATGGTTTCAAGAACAGCTATAGAGAAGTGTACGCCAGCCAGTTCGGGTGGACCAAGCTGAAGTACGTCCACTAG
- the LOC120959078 gene encoding uncharacterized protein LOC120959078 isoform X1 translates to MASPSYWRILTRRKVLSFDGSSEKLGRILNTFDLTALGVGATLGVGVYVLAGHVSKDQAGPSVVLSFLIAAAASFLAGLCYAEFGARVPKSGSAYIYSYVCIGEFMAFIIGWNLMLEYIIGSASVSRGLSLYIDTLANDTMKTRFLEVAPIEWDFMSSYFDFFAFTVAILLGIALAFGLKKSTMVNNAFTVLNLFIVLFVIIAGAIKADPENWRIKPENVSSLYNAGEGGFFPFGFEGTLRGAATCFFGFVGFDCIATTGEEVRNPRKAIPRAILCSLTIIFLAYFGVSTVLTLVWPYYKQDVNAPLPHVFNEIGWHFAKWIVAIGGIIGLVASLFGAMFPQPRIIYAMAQDGLIFRVLGEVSPRFKTPVFGTLCAAMLTGTLGGLFDLKALVNMLSIGTLMAYTVVAISILILRFSENPDPAIPSTSTRDPYESSNLLKARERVTGSAFFKQLFNLSCIRLPTNVSSSVVGVLVTIYCLLAIALSLTIFYAKDAIFYDMELWAWILFGVLLGLTLLVLLLISIQPRERADAPFRVPLVPLLPGISIFVNIYLMLMLDVYTWIRFGIWMGIGLVIYFTCVCCNKRAAKNPDVRVPHSPPVETTSEMGYRRNDDGEDDDHTADLENGSVTVTGSDLNVREHTNYPQQNGYYSQNLSTAISVETAEKEARMMELKPTHPTKEMIIAQTVVAAAGTVSVAEPEEEQRQMKQPRSNTSTPKSSFDEIIPLSEETVRGFKEKVEPNGKVYFVTQEEESGERRDEHKVVPLSSGESIEPVSITDEKETSRAIAFLDHILDDEDTLPSVEEGLSSGNYIPRTPNGDDESLASPVFREQSVIADIHRADDSIVEVQQEMPEADAEEPTSTSVNDHQPEEQKEVQDIKDDPDKETQPPTIVIASEDASTDVGSDKQKLKPRVMYIAGMGEDGAPAPKELTEEEQDYINFRAAEKERFMNRLSTLLINPVKAPLKRLQQPDETRLEEEQDYSARQEATVSVPPTVPGISRSTSEPSFVLLRNKLSHSNSPQESETDEPEVDRARSEYSSVVIPPAPKFDETLFNTIRAGSVIPDTPKSPIPAAPIFDPVLFNTLGKGKSQRASILPTEATPSTPLPTSAATPTEGQYYEVELKKLKPVPSSTTVLATTLKPRDEPTSPEPTTPSSSNPRDAFKSRLEKILLRGPLDATGRPKTLQPSMMAAVSEDNLQRPIGEQQPPASSTDSGLSMGSSSNSLAPATPRDAAKPRDESFRDRARGFDTAKKKQKLLFDDVLKSINPETRPSSIRNSVEHRVSFRNFKDGLRKTVPPKQFLPDA, encoded by the exons ATGGCCAGTCCTTCGTATTGGCGCATTCTGACCCGCAGGAAAGTGCTCTCCTTCGATGGGAGCTCGGAAAAGCTGGGCCGGATACTGAATACCTTTGACCTCACGGCGCTCGGTGTGGGCGCCACGCTCGGTGTCGGTGTGTACGTGCTCGCTGGCCATGTCTCGAAGGATCAAGCTGGTCCGTCGGTCGTGCTGTCGTTTTTGATAGCTGCGGCGGCGTCCTTTCTGGCTG GGCTGTGCTACGCTGAGTTCGGAGCACGCGTCCCAAAGTCAGGATCGGCGTACATCTACAGTTACGTGTGCATCGGTGAGTTTATGGCGTTCATCATCGGCTGGAACCTGATGCTGGAGTACATCATCGGATCGGCGAGTGTGTCACGGGGCCTGAGTCTGTACATCGACACGCTGGCAAACGATACAATGAAGACGCGCTTCCTCGAGGTGGCGCCAATCGAGTGGGACTTTATGTCTAGCTACTTTGACTTTTTCGCCTTCACTGTCGCGATCTTGCTTGGCA TCGCACTGGCATTTGGCCTCAAAAAGTCTACCATGGTCAACAATGCCTTTACCGTGCTTAATCTCTTTATCGTGCTGTTCGTCATCATAGCGGGCGCCATTAAGGCTGATCCGGAAAACTGGCGCATAAAGCCGGAAAACGTGTCCAGCCTGTACAATGCGGGCGAGGGAGGCTTTTTCCCGTTCGGGTTCGAGGGAACGCTCCGCGGCGCTGCTACCTGTTTCTTTGGCTTCGTCGGGTTCGACTGCATTGCGACGACGGGCGAAGAAGTGCGCAATCCGCGTAAGGCAATCCCGCGAGCGATCCTGTGCTCGTTAACGATCATCTTCCTCGCCTACTTCGGTGTCTCCACGGTGCTGACGCTCGTTTGGCCGTACTACAAACAGGACGTTAACGCTCCGCTGCCGCACGTTTTCAACGAAATCGGTTGGCACTTTGCCAAATGGATTGTGGCCATCGGGGGTATCATCGGGCTGGTGGCAAGCTTGTTCGGGGCCATGTTTCCCCAGCCGCGCATCATCTACGCCATGGCACAGGACGGGCTGATCTTCCGGGTGCTGGGTGAGGTTAGTCCACGGTTTAAGACGCCCGTTTTTGGGACGCTCTGTGCAGCCATGCTTACCGGTACGCTGGGCGGCCTGTTCGATCTGAAAGCGTTGGTCAACATGCTGTCGATCGGAACGCTAATGGCGTACACGGTCGTAGCGATCTCGATACTCATTCTAAG ATTTTCCGAAAACCCCGATCCAGCTATTCCCTCTACCAGCACCCGAGACCCGTACGAGTCATCGAACCTACTGAAGGCACGTGAACGTGTTACGGGTTCCGCTTTCTTCAAGCAGCTGTTCAATCTGTCCTGCATTCGTTTACCGACGAACGTGTCCAGCAGTGTGGTCGGAGTGCTGGTGACAATCTACT GTCTACTGGCGATTGCACTTTCGCTCACGATCTTTTACGCAAAAGACGCTATCTTCTACGATATGGAACTGTGGGCCTGGATACTGTTCGGAGTACTGCTCGGTCTGACGCtgcttgtgctgctgctcatcTCGATACAGCCACGGGAAAGGGCGGATGCACCGTTTCGAGTGCCGCTAGTGCCGCTGCTACCGGGAATCAGTATTTTTGTGAACATTTatctgatgctgatgctggaCGTCTACACCTGGATACGCTTTGGCATATGGATGGGAATTG GACTAGTTATCTACTTTACCTGCGTTTGCTGTAACAAGCGGGCAGCGAAAAATCCCGATGTGCGTGTACCACATTCCCCTCCCGTAGAGACCACTTCCGAAATGGGCTACCGAAggaatgatgatggtgaggaTGATGATCATACGGCAGATCTAGAAAATGGATCCGTAACAGTGACCGGCTCGGACCTTAATGTTCGCGAGCACACAAACTATCCACAGCAGAATGGGTACTATTCACAGAATCTAAGCACAGCCATATCGGTCGAAACAGCCGAAAAGGAAGCACGAATGATGGAACTGAAACCGACGCACCCCACAAAGGAGATGATCATTGCTCAGACCGTTGTAGCTGCTGCAGGTACTGTATCCGTGGCCGAGCCGGAAGAGGAGCAGCGTCAAATGAAACAACCGAGATCGAACACGTCAACACCAAAGAGTAGCTTCGATGAGATTATACCACTGTCCGAGGAAACGGTTCGTGGGTTTAAGGAAAAGGTTGAACCTAATGGGAAGGTTTACTTTGTGACACAGGAAGAAGAAAGTGGTGAACGTCGAGACGAACATAAAGTAGTGCCACTAAGTAGTGGGGAATCCATCGAACCTGTCTCGATAACGGACGAGAAGGAAACTTCCCGAGCGATCGCATTTTTAGATCACATACTAGACGATGAAGACACGCTACCTTCCGTTGAGGAAGGTCTCAGCTCGGGAAACTACATCCCCAGAACACCGAACGGTGATGATGAGTCGTTGGCTAGTCCCGTTTTTCGTGAGCAATCGGTCATTGCCGATATTCACCGGGCGGACGATAGTATCGTGGAAGTGCAACAGGAAATGCCTGAAGCCGATGCTGAAGAACCTACCTCTACCTCAGTCAACGATCACCAGCCAGAGGAACAGAAAGAAGTGCAAGATATCAAAGACGATCCGGATAAAGAAACGCAACCTCCTACGATAGTAATAGCTAGTGAAGATGCTTCCACCGATGTTGGAAGCGATAAGCAGAAGCTAAAGCCTCGTGTCATGTATATCGCGGGAATGGGAGAAGACGGAGCACCGGCACCGAAGGAGCTGACCGAAGAAGAGCAAGACTACATCAACTTCCGAGCGGCAGAGAAGGAACGGTTTATGAACCGGTTAAGCACGCTGCTCATTAATCCAGTTAAAGCACCTCTAAAGCGTCTACAGCAGCCGGATGAGACGCGGCTGGAAGAGGAGCAAGATTATTCCGCCCGACAAGAGGCCACGGTATCCGTGCCACCGACCGTACCGGGCATTAGCCGTTCCACCAGTGAACCGAGCTTCGTGCTGTTGCGAAACAAGCTAAGTCACTCTAACTCCCCGCAGGAAAGCGAAACGGACGAACCGGAAGTCGACCGGGCACGGTCCGAGTACAGCAGCGTGGTAATACCTCCCGCACCCAAGTTTGACGAAACGCTGTTCAACACTATCCGTGCCGGGTCGGTTATACCGGACACACCGAAGAGTCCCATCCCGGCCGCTCCCATCTTCGATCCGGTGCTGTTCAACACGCTCGGCAAAGGAAAATCCCAACGAGCATCGATTCTCCCAACGGAAGCAACACCATCAACACCGCTCCCGACATCGGCTGCAACTCCCACCGAGGGACAATATTATGAAGTGGAGTTGAAAAAGCTGAAACCCGTACCCAGCTCCACGACCGTACTGGCCACCACTCTCAAACCACGCGATGAACCTACCAGCCCCGAACCGACTACACCATCCTCCTCTAATCCACGCGATGCTTTCAAATCGCGGCTGGAGAAGATTCTACTGCGTGGACCGCTGGACGCAACGGGTCGTCCGAAAACGTTGCAACCGAGCATGATGGCAGCGGTCAGTGAAGATAACCTTCAGCGACCAATTGGCGAACAGCAACCACCGGCATCCAGCACGGATTCGGGGCTCAGTATGGGTTCATCCAGCAATTCGCTAGCTCCCGCCACACCGCGGGATGCAGCAAAACCACGAGACGAAAGCTTCCGTGACCGGGCGCGCGGGTTCGATACggcgaaaaagaaacagaagcTCCTGTTCGATGACGTGCTCAAGTCGATCAATCCCGAGACGCGTCCAAGCAGCATACGCAACTCGGTCGAGCATCGGGTGTCGTTCCGCAACTTCAAGGACGGTCTCAGAAAAACGGTACCACCGAAACAGTTTCTGCCCGACGCGTAG
- the LOC120959079 gene encoding transcriptional activator protein Pur-alpha: MSDTGSGHDGGAQKDYSQKMDGGGVLGGGGSGDFDSGQQSQQTEQELATKMLQIQSKRFYLDVKQNRRGRFIKVAEIGADGRRSQIFLALSTAAEFRDHLSTFSDYYASLGPPNPDNVPEDGKLKSEMMIKDNRRYYLDLKENVRGRFLRVSQTITRGGPRSQIAIPAQGMIEFRDALTDLLEEFGTNDGGYKGELPEGRHMRVDNKNFYFDIGQNSRGIYMRVSEVKSNFRTAITVPEKCWSRFRDILTDYCDKMKKTSESTTSSITADNTLQKQTSNNM, encoded by the coding sequence ATGTCCGACACTGGTAGTGGACACGACGGAGGCGCCCAAAAGGACTATTCACAAAAGATGGACGGCGGAGGCGTGCTGGGCGGGGGCGGCAGCGGCGACTTCGACTCGGGCCAGCAGAGCCAGCAGACGGAGCAGGAGCTGGCTACGAAGATGCTGCAGATCCAGTCGAAGCGCTTCTACCTGGATGTGAAGCAGAATCGCCGCGGCCGGTTCATCAAGGTGGCCGAGATCGGTGCGGACGGGCGGCGCAGCCAGATCTTTTTGGCCCTGTCGACCGCGGCCGAGTTCCGGGACCATCTGTCGACGTTCAGCGACTATTACGCGTCGCTCGGCCCGCCCAACCCGGACAATGTGCCCGAGGACGGCAAGCTAAAGTCGGAGATGATGATCAAGGACAACCGGCGGTACTATCTGGACCTGAAGGAGAACGTGCGGGGCCGGTTTCTGCGCGTTTCGCAGACGATCACGCGTGGCGGGCCCCGTTCGCAGATCGCCATTCCGGCTCAGGGTATGATCGAGTTCCGCGACGCGCTGACCGACCTGCTCGAGGAGTTCGGCACGAACGATGGTGGTTACAAGGGCGAGCTGCCCGAGGGTCGCCATATGCGGGTCGATAACAAAAATTTCTACTTCGACATCGGGCAGAATAGCCGGGGAATATATATGCGGGTGTCGGAGGTGAAAAGCAACTTCCGCACCGCGATCACGGTGCCGGAAAAGTGCTGGTCACGGTTCCGCGACATCCTCACCGATTACTGtgacaaaatgaagaaaacgtCCGAGTCAACTACTTCTTCAATCACTGCCGATAATACTTTACAAAAGCAAACATCAAATAATATGTAA
- the LOC120959080 gene encoding ORM1-like protein has protein sequence MLAGGNGDPNPNASWLDSRGLWLAYVLGITIFHIVLLAIPFVQIPYAWTITNIAHNLAHLYFLHCIKGAPWMSIDAGENRKYTHWEQINSGEQLTTTRKFLTAAPIVLFLLTCLYTRNDIDHFIVNFISLVVVLVPKLPQFHGVRLFGINKY, from the exons ATGCTTGCCGGTGGTAATGGCGATCCGAATCCAAACGCATCCTGGCTCGATTCCCGTGGTTTGTGGCTTGCATACGTGCTAGGCATCACCATCTTCCACATTGTTCTGCTGGCCATACCGTTTGTGCAGATCCCGTACGCGTGGACAATTACGAACATCGCACACAATCTG GCACATTTGTACTTCCTGCATTGCATAAAGGGCGCCCCATGGATGAGCATCGATGCGGGTGAGAATCGCAAGTACACGCACTGGGAGCAGATCAACAGTGGCGAACAGTTAACGACGACGAGAAAATTCCTGACCGCAGCTCCAATCGTTTT GTTCCTGCTGACGTGTCTTTACACGCGCAACGATATCGATCATTTTATTGTCAACTTTATTTCGCTCGTCGTGGTACTCGTACCGAAGTTGCCCCAATTCCATGGCGTACGCCTGTTTGGTATAAACAAATACTAA
- the LOC120954709 gene encoding cationic amino acid transporter 4 gives MPSARRMILGHVMSGLCTKMNRTKQLPADLMETPLNRCLNTFDITLLGIGHMVGAGIYVLTGTVAREMAGPAIVLSFILAGLVSLLAALCYAEFGTRVPKAGSAYVYTYVSIGEFWAFVIGWNIILEHMLGAASVARAWSGYVDSMLGNIVANITMEITGEMHEQLLAKYPDFLAFFVCISYAVALAAGVKATAMINSILTTVNVVVMALVVVLGFWYASPDNWSLPEQGFMPYGFGGVLAGAATCFYAFVGFDSIATSGEEAKNPSFSIPLATILSLCVVTVGYVLVSAALTLMIPYNEINPAAALPDAFGMRGITWAKYAISTGAICGMTTTLLGSLFALPRCLYAMASDGLLFSCFGKVNTKTQVPLLNLALSGICSALLALLFDLEKLVEFMSIGTLLAYTIVSASVIVLRYRPISVEETVHLAPDTPGTDEEDGGPTLPGSGAPGAPGGGIDSSSQSSTIDPSSPTSEMIEIALAGRLRPQFRWLEPVLGRCEPGVACSGAVLMFCVLSVAVCFQLENSWDELYNGTWWALGLYGFLLFCLVACVVVISAHHQNTRGLQFKVPFVPYIPALSIFCNIELMVHLSFLTWLRFFIWLSIGMLVYFLYGIHNSKEGELGTSYSMLMSTSEAIRGWGSTSTALGGGTKVTVTKIIKGRISRKTAGDRQAIVDDDDDEDS, from the exons ATGCCCAGCGCCAGAAGAATGATCCTGGGGCACGTCATGTCCGGTCTCTGCACCAAGATGAACCGCACCAAGCAGCTTCCGGCGGATCTGATGGAAACTCCGCTGAATAGATGTTTAAACACATTCGACATCACGCTGCTGG GTATCGGTCATATGGTCGGCGCTGGAATCTATGTGCTCACCGGAACCGTGGCACGCGAGATGGCCGGTCCAGCGATCGTGCTTTCGTTTATCCTGGCCGGGCTGGTGTCGCTGCTGGCCGCCCTGTGCTATGCGGAATTTGGAACCCGCGTCCCGAAGGCTGGCTCGGCCTACGTCTACACGTACGTTTCTATTGGCGAGTTTTGGGCGTTCGTCATCGGCTGGAATATAATCCTGGAGCATATGCTGGGGGCTGCCTCGGTGGCCCGTGCCTGGAGCGGGTACGTTGACTCGATGCTGGGCAACATCGTCGCCAACATCACGATGGAAATTACGGGCGAGATGCACGAGCAGCTGCTGGCTAAGTATCCCGACTTTCTAGCGTTCTTCGTGTGCATCAGCTATGCGGTCGCGCTGGCGGCCGGCGTTAAGGCAACGGCCATGATAAACAGCATCCTGACGACGGTCAATGTGGTCGTGATGGCGCTGGTTGTGGTGTTGGGCTTCTGGTATGCGTCGCCCGACAACTGGTCACTACCAGAGCAGGGCTTCATGCCGTATGGGTTCGGCGGTGTGCTAGCCGGTGCGGCCACCTGTTTCTACGCGTTCGTGGGATTCGACAGTATCGCAACGTCCGGTGAGGAGGCGAAAAACCCGAGCTTTTCCATACCGCTCGCCACCATCCTGTCGCTGTGCGTGGTGACGGTCGGGTACGTGCTGGTCAGTGCGGCCCTAACGCTGATGATTCCCTACAACGAAATTAACCCGGCGGCAGCGCTGCCGGATGCGTTCGGTATGCGTGGCATCACGTGGGCAAAGTATGCGATCTCCACTGGAGCCATCTGCGGTATGACGACGACGCTGCTTGGATCGCTCTTTGCGCTGCCCCGCTGCCTGTACGCGATGGCAAGCGATGGATTGCTGTTTTCGTGCTTCGGTAAGGTGAATACGAAGACGCAGGTACCACTGCTCAATCTCGCCCTGTCCGGTATCTGTAGTGCATTGTTGGCGCTGCTGTTTGATCTGGAAAAGCTGGTAGAGTTTATGTCGATCGGTACGCTGCTGGCCTACACGATTGTGTCGGCTAGTGTTATCGTACTGCGCTACCGGCCGATATCGGTAGAGGAAACCGTTCACCTTGCGCCCGATACACCCGGCACGGATGAGGAAGACGGTGGGCCGACACTGCCTGGTAGCGGGGCACCGGGTGCCCCAGGTGGTGGCATTGATTCTTCGTCCCAGTCCAGTACCATCGATCCATCGTCGCCAACGAGTGAGATGATCGAGATTGCTCTGGCCGGACGGTTAAGGCCCCAGTTTCGCTGGTTAGAGCCCGTGCTGGGTCGTTGTGAACCGGGCGTGGCCTGTTCCGGTGCGGTGTTAATGTTCTGTGTGCTAAGCGTAGCGGTTTGCTTCCAGCTGGAGAACTCCTGGGATGAGCTGTACAACGGAACCTGGTGGGCATTAGGCCTTTATGGTTTTCTCCTTTTCTGTCTCGTTGCAT GTGTTGTTGTAATTTCGGCTCATCATCAGAATACTCGCGGATTGCAGTTCAAGGTACCGTTCGTACCGTACATCCCAGCATTGAGCATATTCTGCAACATCGAGCTGATGGTGCATCTGAGCTTCCTGACCTGGTTGCGCTTTTTTATCTGGCTGTCCATCGGTATGCTGGTGTACTTCTTGTACGGTATCCATAACAGCAAGGAGGGTGAGCTCGGCACGTCCTACTCTATGCTGATGTCTACCAGCGAAGCGATCCGTGGCTGGGGCTCCACCAGCACGGCCCTCGGCGGTGGCACTAAGGTAACGGTTACTAAGATAATCAAGGGCAGAATTAGTCGAAAGACGGCCGGCGACAGGCAGGCGATCGtggatgatgacgatgatgaagaTTCTTAA